Proteins encoded by one window of Pan troglodytes isolate AG18354 chromosome 16, NHGRI_mPanTro3-v2.0_pri, whole genome shotgun sequence:
- the C2CD4B gene encoding C2 calcium-dependent domain-containing protein 4B, protein MRLLEKLCSSAAGSSAPKPAFAKVLTPNRIPEFCIPPRLPAPCTLESPIRAAAVPRRCAAESDLWPRAADEDAGRTDWDPRSQAALSLPHLPRVRTAYGFCALLESPHTRRKESLLLGGPPAPRPRAHSYGGGGGPDAPLGTLCSPRGPGPATPAAPGGPRLPQDALAPRPRGCRLLRVPDGLLSRALRAGRSRRLARVRSVSSGKEDEERRAGSESPARAPSSSPLSSRAPLPERLEAEGTVALGRAGDALRLAAEYCPGTGRLRLRLLRAESLVGGAPGPRAVRCRLSLVLRPPGTARWQCSAVVGRSRKASFDQDFCFDGLSEDEVRRLAVRVKARDEGRGRDRGRLLGQGELSLGALLLL, encoded by the coding sequence ATGCGGCTCCTCGAGAAACTCTGCTCCTCGGCCGCAGGCAGCTCCGCGCCGAAGCCCGCCTTCGCCAAAGTGCTCACTCCAAATCGCATCCCCGAATTCTGCATCCCGCCGCGGCTGCCGGCCCCTTGCACGCTCGAGTCTCCAATCCGGGCCGCCGCCGTGCCCCGGCGCTGCGCCGCTGAAAGCGACCTGTGGCCCCGCGCGGCAGACGAGGACGCCGGCCGCACGGACTGGGACCCGCGCTCGCAGGCAGCGCTGTCACTGCCGCACCTGCCCCGTGTGCGCACCGCCTACGGCTTCTGCGCGCTGCTCGAGAGCCCGCACACGCGCCGCAAGGAGTCGCTCCTGCTCGGGGGCCCGCCCGCGCCCCGGCCCCGGGCCCACAGCTACGGCGGCGGCGGAGGCCCGGACGCCCCCCTGGGGACCCTGTGCAGCCCGCGAGGTCCGGGCCCGGCCACCCCCGCGGCCCCCGGCGGTCCCCGCCTGCCCCAGGACGCGCTCGCTCCGCGGCCCCGCGGCTGCCGCCTCCTGCGCGTCCCCGACGGGCTGCTGAGCCGCGCGCTGCGGGCTGGGAGGAGTCGCCGCCTGGCCCGCGTCCGCTCCGTCTCCAGCGGGAAGGAGGACGAGGAGCGCCGCGCGGGCTCCGAGTCCCCGGCCCGGGCCCCCTCCTCGAGCCCGCTGTCATCCAGGGCCCCGCTTCCTGAGCGCCTGGAGGCCGAGGGCACCGTGGCTCTGGGCCGCGCCGGCGACGCCCTGCGCCTGGCTGCTGAGTACTGTCCGGGAACCGGGCGTCTCCGCCTCCGGCTGCTCCGCGCGGAGAGCCTGGTCGGAGGCGCCCCCGGGCCCCGCGCCGTCCGCTGTCGCCTCAGCCTCGTCCTGCGGCCGCCGGGCACTGCGCGTTGGCAATGCAGCGCTGTGGTGGGGCGCAGCCGCAAGGCCTCCTTTGACCAGGACTTTTGCTTCGACGGCCTCTCGGAAGACGAGGTGCGCCGCCTGGCCGTTCGCGTCAAGGCCCGGGATGAGGGTCGCGGCCGGGATCGGGGCCGCCTGCTGGGCCAGGGTGAGCTGTCCCTGGGCGCCCTCCTGCTGCTCTGA